ttaatttgtcactatAAGTATGAGGAAAAGGGTGTGAAAACAATGAGCAGATGAAAGAAACACTGAgcaatgatgctgctgtgtcCATAAGTCaggaaaagacaacaaaatagATCAGTGGTGTCACCAGGAGCAGAAGACCAGCACTTGTACTCTGGGCACTGTTGCAATAGTTTCCCTGACAGCAACTCATTTCTGTCCCAATGACTTGTGTCATTTGTGCACTTTGTAAGTTTGAGCATATCTGTTTGGAGGCACAGCCCTTCACCACCACTTTTTCAGCTCCTACAGTCACTGagagaatgaaaacagtgtcagtgtgtgagcgTCTATTTTTAACACATCTACTGTACCAGAGTCACTGACCATTCCTCTGAACAGgcaaaaaatgtgaaactgagTTAGATAATTAAACATTACCTTTTGCTGAGATGCAGTAGTCCTCATTCCCCTCGCAGTTCAGAGTTGCAGTGCACGTTTGACCATCACAGGTGAAACACTGTTTACCATTAGGACTGGATGCTGGGGGTTCTGTCACATAGAATGAACATTTCTGATGTTGTTTGGGTAAAGGTGAGTGACTGCATTACACTTTTTTCTTCAAAGCCATTTCACTGTCTACTgtccttccacacacacacacaaactgtaatgTGCAGCTTTGCTATGGCCAGTGGGGGCATCATGCTCGTGGGCTGGACTGTCTTGGAATTTGAGACCTGTTTCTTTAACAATATCTGATCCAAACATATTGTCAAAGGTTCTGACATGTGACCTGACATCAATAGTCCATAATACCACTAAACAAGTAATGGATATAAAATAAATCCTAATGatgtacaatatatacagtatgttaatatggattgtacatttcagtttgttcacAAACAACTAATGCAATTACATTAATAAACTAcaagtatagtatagtgtacAGTACGGTATGTAGAGTGTGTTACCAGGGGCTGGTT
This genomic stretch from Anabas testudineus chromosome 16, fAnaTes1.2, whole genome shotgun sequence harbors:
- the LOC113169948 gene encoding urokinase plasminogen activator surface receptor-like, which encodes MHLLTLVLGIVLLPQAYTLRCYECAMGTSGSCISSERDCPSQTQCGAVRVVSYAGGLKELDISGKSCALPEECVTGSVNFGVAKTVVTSECCSSNLCNSQPAPEPPASSPNGKQCFTCDGQTCTATLNCEGNEDYCISAKVTVGAEKVVVKGCASKQICSNLQSAQMTQVIGTEMSCCQGNYCNSAQSTSAGLLLLVTPLIYFVVFS